In Vulpes lagopus strain Blue_001 chromosome 15, ASM1834538v1, whole genome shotgun sequence, the sequence TGGGCCTGGGGTTCTGAATAGTGGATGGTTTCAAATCCTGGCTGCTTCCCCCCCTGTTAGATGCAGGGCCCTGAGCCAGAGGTGGACCCTCGTCTCTCCGAGGCGCGGAGGCCCAGCGGTCCCGGGAGGGCGGGAGCAAAGCCATGCTCACAAAGCCTCCCCCACAGCTCTATTATTTTTGGAATGGGGAGCACACGGTATTCACCTCGAGCATCgttctctgctcccctctctgcTTTCCCGGGGGACAGATCACAGGCAGTGAGAGGAGGCCGGGCCCACTGGGGTGCTCGTACCTTAGGTTTTCAAGTTACCATCAAGAGCTGGGTGAGGGGGACGGAGATCCCACTGGAGGTTCAGTGTTACAAAGTGAATCAGgaacaaaaaaaacctctctttGCTGGCTCTCGGTAGGGGGGTTCTGGTTACGGGAAGGGAGTGAAAGCTCATGTAACACGAGAAAACTGGAACAGCTAAGGGTTGCTTGTTCCCCCTCCCGGTGACCACTTCACTAGGAAGCGAGGACAGCCACTAAGGGAAAGCCCATCCAAATGTGGAATGACGACACAATGGGTGGCCAAGTGCAATCCATAAATCTAATCAGACGATGGAATTAGCGTAAAAAAGGGCTGTGAACTCGCCAGAGTTCACAGAAGGAGGCTTCTGAGAAGACACCTGCCAGCGCTGTTAAGCTGGGTGAGCCGTCAGCCTGACACTGTGTCGTGAGCTGCACGTCCTGGGGACGATAGCCTCGGATTTGTTACTGTGCGAACTAAGCGCGACAGGTGTCCACCTAGAATCATAGACAATTGTCGGGATTTTCTGAAATTGAGATAAAGGTGTATCTAGTGTGTCTGTGGGGTACGTACGGTAGAAGGCCCGGTTTTTCCATGGGTTTAAAATAATGGTGTTCCAAACTGCTTTGGGTTTTGGGTAAAATAACAAAGTTTGGAGAAGCTGTActaaaaacaagtgttggtgggaAGAAGTTCTAAGAAGCACCTAAATTCTATATGCTCTCGTATCCAATTTCTGCATTGCTTTGAAATTTCCGTTACACGGATGAATGATGACTAGCTTTAATGCCTCTCAGTCACCACTCTGAGTCCTAGGACACTTTTCCTTAAGacctatttttttatattagagAGGGCGGGCCGGGGACAGGGGCGAGAGTCCCAGGCTGACTCTGCCTGAGCCAGAGGCCTGGGTGGggctccctcccaccaccctgacatcacccccccacccccaagccaaGGGTCATAGGCTTCACTCCTGGCCTCACATCATGGACAGTTTTAATGCTCCATTTAATTCTGTGTGAGACAGGATGGATCATCCCTTCCTCATGGTCTGTTTGATTGTTTTTGGTAAGAATTAAGTGAGAAAACGCGTGAAGCGTCTGATATGACAAAAGCAGAGGAGTGATGTTTTCCAGGTGTGGTAATGAGTTTCAGGATCTCACTCCCATTTTCTTGGCTATCATGGAAAAGTGAATGACATATAAACACACAGTATCACAAATACAAACACCCTTGTAGTTTCTACGAGATCAGGAAACAGTATCGGTGGTGTAGGGGGTCAAGGGGTGGAGGGATTTCCGGggaatgtaaaatgctttttAGAAATTCTTCCCACCATtttagaggaagagggagggacagaaggatgGAATCTTCCAGGGGACTCCTCGCTGAGGGCGGAGCCGGAGGCAGAGCTCcttctcaggacccatgagaccatgacctgagccaaaaccaagagccagatgcccaaccccatgagccaccaaggtgcccccgcCTTGCTTTTTAAGTAGAGTTTTTTAAAGTGATAAGCATAGGACACAGGatgtattatatttctaaaagCTTCTGAAGGAAATCTGTATCAggatgtattataaatatatttaagttgtCCCCCTATATAAGATATCATTAAGCAGGgagaaatccaaaagaaaatcaGAGGGATTATTTAGAGGCCCTCAGACTCTAATGAAAGATCATCAAGGTTGAACATAATTGTAAACACTTCCGGGAGAGCTTTTAAGAAACGCCAGATATTACTGGATCTTAAAAATAGCAAGCGCACATCCCCCCTTTTCTTAGTCATTCTGGAATCTTTTGACGAAAAATAAGCTCTAAGATCCAATTCAAAGAACAGGACATCAATTTTCAGGCTTTATTGTTTGAGGGGAATAGTCTAACATTGTTAAGGGGATATTTTTTATATCAAAGATGTTTCCCATGTTGGCATCCAACTAGGTTGAAGTCCACAGACTTGGATTGCAGGCTGCTCTTCCACCCACCAGCTATCATTACTAACCACTGTGAACCTCAGTCTCTTCCTTTGCAAACTGTAAGCAATCCCTTTGCAAGGGATCACCATGAGGATCATCACGGTGGTGATGATATCGCCAACTTTTTGAACTgtaagactctttttttttttttaatttttatttatttatgatagtcacagagagatagagagagaggcagagacgcaggctccatgcaccgggagcccgacgtgggattcgatcccgggtctccaggatcgcgccctgggccaaaggcaggcgccaaaccgctgcgccacccagggatccccgaactgTAAGACTCTTACAGaaatattattgtattttcataataaaaaatggaGGTTAAGTCTATTAGCCGCTTACTTTGGGCCCGGTGTTGATTATAGTACTTCCACGTACGTCATTTCATTTAGTCCTCAGAACACTGAGAAGTCAGGACGTttacgatgatgatgatgatgatgatgatgatgatgataaagccACTGCTTATTATGATGATTATTTTCACAGTTATTCATTCAGAATTTTAATATAAGTctctaattttaaaagcttttcccCATATCCTCCTACCTATGAATTGTGGCACTTCCCCATTTCAGAGGCATAATGATGATGCCTGGATTAAAGGTCTGGACCAGGAAGGGTTTCAACCCCAACTCTGCTACTATCTAgctatgtcatttttttctacacaTGCTCCCAGCCAGATGCTTCATTTATATAATAAGGGACTACATGGAAAGAGTATCCTGAAATCTGAAGGTCTTCTTGATTTTCCCCAATTTGGGATTAATAGGAAGAAGGGcatcatgaaaaataatattgtgaaaaaagGGGTggtaatttaaaattcaaataactcAAATTAGGCACTAATAAAATGCCTTCAAGTGGAGGTCCTCACTGATTCACTTTAAAGTGGTATGTTTAGAGTATAACCGGCAAGATCATTCTCataataaatattccaaattacatctttataaaaaaacatattttcttaaacCGGTAAAAGAAACCAACCAGCTCTACATGCcctatattttataatatcttaCTTAGCAATCCATATataatatttcacatatatatatgaatatatatatatatatatatcacacacacacatatatatatatgaaaaaatatgtatgtatttcaacTTGTCCCAAGCTAAATGATCTTTGAAATAGCACAATAGTGGCATCTGGCTTGACAAAGTTTTTGCATGGCATTTccttagaagaaagaagaaataaatgtcataTAGAAAATAGAATTCACTCTTGTTTTAGTAtataatccaaagaaaataaacttttggaaTAAAGGTATGGTATTATCAATTCAGTATTATGTCTCAAGATTTTTTATCACTTTAAAGATGTAGATCCACTTAAAAAAACTCACCACTTTAATAATTCAGAtgtctgttcttttccttttttgttttcagattctcCTTAATAACACCAATACAAGAAAAGACTACAATGTTGACCTCAGTCAAAATTCTGTTGATTTCAAATTTGTTTAGTTTACTATTAATTGGAAGCCATgggaaagaaattctaaaaaaaaccacaacacaaAGCGTTGCAGCAGGtttaaaaacaatggaaaatgaaTCTGTTCCTTTGGAAAGTGATACAAATTCAAactcagataaagaaaataaagaaacctcCAATCCCAAGGCAAGTAATTCCTCTCTTTGGGATCCATCAAATAAACACCATGGAACAACAGAAGTCTTCAACAATTCATCAACAAACGACTTTTCTGGGAATCTAAGACCCACGCCTATGTTTCCCACAGACCCTCCTCTGATCCACAGCTTTGTTTCTAAATTGCCTCGGAACTCATCGATAGCAGATGAAAATCCTCCTCCAGTCTCAGCACCTCCCAATGCTACATCTGCTATGTCTTCAGAAAAGTTCACTTGGCCTTCAGCCAGTGATACCACGAAAACTCCTGACCACAGTTCCATTTCAGTTAGCATCCTCCCTGCAGCACCAAACACCACGACTGTGACCCCCATGGTAACAGAACCAGATGAGTGGCTCACCACATCCAATGATAGCTTCATAGGGTTCACCCCCTACCGAGAAACAACAACTCTACAGCCCACCTTAAAGTTTACCAATAATTCAAAAATCTTCTCAAACACATCAGACCCCCAAGAaggtaaatataaatggatttaaCTTTCCTCTAGTGTGAAACTGCATCTTGAACTAAGTCATATAGGTCACATCTAAGGAATATGCcatattggggggaaaaaaaggaagagactaCAGTAGCACAGGTGGTTCTCACTTTTGGGGGGCAACCATGATATTCAGTGGAAATAGTGAAGGGATTCCGGGGCTTCAGGCAGCATACAGGAGTCATTACACTTGGGAACGTGATGAGATGGCAGGACAAAATTAGAGGTGGGTTAGGTCGAGGTAGTGGTACAGTTTTGAGATACCAGGTAATGATTTTCATTGAATCTGAGAAAACTACCTGAAACGTCCCATGTTTTTAGGAATAATATGCAACTGAACTccaaaaatacatgtatatgaaaaCTGATTGAAATACATGAATGTGTAAATTATCTGATACCACATAGCAATCACAGGAAAACAGAACATggatatatattgttttaaatgtaaataaactcAATAAAAGGAAATCCTCCTGGATTTTTAGTACCTAATGAACACCATAAAAATGGAATATAGCTGTGAGTATCACAAGAAAAGTGTATTATAGGaacattttatgtttcatttatgGATTATGTCAAGCTTTAAAACATAGAGCAGTAAATATCtctaatatttaatgaaatatttatattatttatattatatatttaatatttaatgaatatttatattataatttaatatttaatgaaaattcatcatggttttttttttttttttaggtctacCCAAGTTCTTATTtccctgcaattttttttttaagttttggtttaAATTCTAAGTTCTTATTtccctgcaattttttttttttttaagttttggtttaAATTCTAAGTTCTTATTtccctgcaatttttttttttaagttttggtttaaattctagtgagttaatatatagtgtaacattggtttcaggagtagaatttagtgattcatcacttacatataacaccccaGGGCCCATCACAAGTGGCCTCCTTAGTGcacatcacccatctagcccatccccctacctccctccatcagacttgtttgttctctatcataaAGTCTCTTATTGTTTGCGTCCCTCTTTTGCACCcacttcccctatgttcatctgtttttttttcttaagttccacatatgagtatttgtttttccctgaaattaaaaaaaaatacttatttcctcCATGAAGTCAATGATTTCCAATCAACTTACTTCCAGATTATATTAATGATGTAAACACTAAATCATATATACAAATTCCTACTTGCAAGTTGTCAGTGTACAGGAAAAGTTTTAAGTTCTGACATCTAGGCTTTACAATAACACTGcagttaaaacattttatgtacaCCTACTTTCATGTTAGCTATAATTTTAACACATCCTTTCATTCAGACATACTTGGATACTACAtctggaagttttctttttttttagagacagagcaagagaggggcagggcgagcagaaggaaagagaatcttaagcaggcttcacacccagcatggagccccagcatggggctcagtctcatgacaatgagatcatgacctgagccaatatcaagagtcagatgcttaactgaccgaaccACCTAGGAGACCCTATATcagaaagatttttaataaatattctctctcttttgtctctctaAACTCAATATACATATTAAGAATATTGAGCACTTACGGCCACCATTGCTCTTTAATCAAAAGGAAATTAGGtaactttgctttgctttcattATAGTAATAATTTTGTTGTTAAGCTTCCAATGTgtaggttagtttttttttttttataaatggagTTTAATTACAGGCTTTATAAGATCCCTTTTCCTCTTAATGAATAGCATGctcatgaaatttttaaaagactgaaaatacaCCACACTAAATATGAGTTCAGGGGGGATTGCGTAGTTTATTAATAACAAACTTAGTCTTCAAGTAAGGTACTTGGTTAAAGGGATGATAGAGTGAAATTTTGGACTCCTTTAACCTCAGAGCTATACCTCTGTTCTCAACGTGTGAGACACTGCAAACATCTTACTCTGGTCTATTTTTTGTGTCTAGAAATACCCTGTCTCAGGATACACTGCTTTTCCCTTATAACACCTTTTTGGTTGGGATTTTGTGGATTCATTTTCTATCACCCACCACTAGCgttttacttttcagttattatCGAAACAAGCTCATAGTTCATTGCATCATTAACATTCATTAGAGATTCAGGGTTGATTAAAAACTTAATATGGCACTTAATGTAGAAATTAGGTCTTAATGGAGCATACACATGGCATTTCAGTACTACTGTCGTTAATAGAAGAATAAGAGACAGTTCTAAAACTAAGAAGTATTTCAACGTAATTAAAAAGTCGAAGTATGGTTTTATTGGGAGGCACATTTGCCAATATATCCCAAATACTCAGTActtcataaaacacacacacacacacacacacacacacacacatcaccattatctaatttaaaaatactgtttaaatatTCTTTGTTATAAAGAAAGTCCAATGTGTatgtttctcttctttgaaagatcattttctctttctttatcggttaattattttttctttgttctctagagaataaaaatacaggaGTAGTATTTGGGGCCATTTTAGGTGCTATTCTGGGTGCTTCATTGCTTAGTCTTGTTGGCTACTTGCTGTGTGGAAAAAGGAAAACGGATTCATTTTCCCATCGGCGACTTTATGATGACAGAAACGAACCAGGTAAAAACAACTTTTAGAACTTCACCTGCTCGCAGTGGTTTTAATTAAATGAGGGTGCTGATGTTCGCTACGTTATCTAGAAGGGATCTGGAGATTCACATGACGGAAACAGACTAGAGATTTATTCTgatctactctctgtttctcaaagaACATCACCAAAATAAGTACGGACCTGTGGGTGGAATTTTAAAACCAGTTGGAACTGTGGCTCATTGCATCACCATTAGTTTTAAATAAACCAGATCCCAGAACCTAAAACATGTCTCTAGAATTGGAAGATAATGGTGTGCTATGGAGGGAAAAGTGGCCAGTTTTGTTAGCAAGTAGCTGCTCAGCCATATTCTCTGCCATTGCTGGGTCTCTTAGCAGCAGTAGGTTGAACACTGACTTCCTCCAATTTGGAGTTCCTAAGGTTTACGCGGACACAGGAGCCCTCCATCAATTGTCTCAACAAGTCTCTAAAACAGAATCTATAAGGAGTTGTGCATTTGGGTCTATAAAGTCACAATAGATCAGGAACTTTTCATTCATGATGGAAAGATCTATGATATCTCTGAATAAGACATGTATCTGCTAATAATAAAGAACTAGATTTGTTCTTAATTTAATACCAATtagaacagaaatgaaataatttcatagaatgggatcatcatttttttttgttttgttttgttttttggattcttGCCATCATAAAAAATAGTCAAGAGCCCCTGGTACATCCTGTCAGTAAAGTCTTAATGATTTCACTAAATTCAGTTCATGACTGACATTACTCATCTTTGGAACCAAATCCACTGATTGTAAATTTAACTGAATTCTATTTTGGGGGGTTTCTAGCAATCCATATAAAATAAGAAGTGgcacttttcaaaattaaaggaTAGGATTTCAAACAACAGGGgtttccaaacttctttttttttaaaaccccagaATCTTTTCTTTGTCTGTAATCACAGACAAACTCTCAGTCAATCAAACTGATATAGTCTAAGATGTTGTGATGAGGCATAAGGGAATAACTCAATCACACCACCTGTCTTCCTCCTTCCAGACAGCTTTGAGAAACCTCCCCCAAATCCCTAAGGTTCCTGGACCCCCGGTCAATAAACAGAAGAATTCAAGAATAGGTAGGGTATGAGAATACCTAACTGAATAATTAAATCACTGATCTAATTAGTAATTAGTCACAGCTTTAGTATTTAGAGATACCAAGTACGCACCAAGTTTTCTTTGAAGATCAATTCAAGATCTTTAACGAAGTAATAATTGGCTGTTCGTTGAAATAGTAAAACACAATCCTATACCATTAATCAAAGACCGTCAAGTGCATGGTAACTAGGATCCATCACGAGGAAACGTAAGGTTTTACAGATTGTTTTCAtccatctccatcttccctgGCTCAACCATAAAGACACTGATTGAAGATTAAtgctcttcaatttttaaaagctatttttttacaCCAGAAGTAAAAATTCTGGACGTGTTGACAAGGCTCTGAGTTCACAAGATTCAAAAGTCAATGAGACACACGTCTGTCCTTCTCCACACAGAGTACGGCTCTGCTCTTGTTGTGACTTCTCCCttagttcctttatttttggTCCACCAGCAATGAAATCATTTTAGAAGTCAGACTGTTCTCTTAGTCTTAAAAGGAAAGGtatcttgaaaaatatatacttatttaagACTTCAAGACCAGTCTCTGCAAAGCCCAGACAAAAGATGTCCTTACTTACTTACTCATCTAGAACAATTCCTATAGTCTGGTTGATGCCTGCGCATGCATCTTCCAAGACTGTCAccataagataattttttttgttgttgcttttttagTTCTGCGATTAGACAATGCACCAGAACCTTATGACGCGAGTTTTGGCAATTCTAGTTATTACAGCTCAACTGTGAATGATTCATCTGTGCCAGCAGGCCAAGAAAACGCACGTGACGGCATTCCTATGGATGACATACCTCAACTTCGTACCTCAGTATAGAACTAAGGGGAAAAAGGCTTCTGACGGCAAACGATCGCCTACATCCTAGGCTTTTCACAAACCCATCT encodes:
- the MUC15 gene encoding mucin-15 isoform X2, coding for MLPAEKQVGQVPGALLPQRLGPAAPHSAGRTLSGSGGQSHLTHPLPPSSAGSLEPGRRLGYWGSCLETASRTWRFSLITPIQEKTTMLTSVKILLISNLFSLLLIGSHGKEILKKTTTQSVAAGLKTMENESVPLESDTNSNSDKENKETSNPKASNSSLWDPSNKHHGTTEVFNNSSTNDFSGNLRPTPMFPTDPPLIHSFVSKLPRNSSIADENPPPVSAPPNATSAMSSEKFTWPSASDTTKTPDHSSISVSILPAAPNTTTVTPMVTEPDEWLTTSNDSFIGFTPYRETTTLQPTLKFTNNSKIFSNTSDPQEENKNTGVVFGAILGAILGASLLSLVGYLLCGKRKTDSFSHRRLYDDRNEPGQENARDGIPMDDIPQLRTSV
- the MUC15 gene encoding mucin-15 isoform X1, which gives rise to MLPAEKQVGQVPGALLPQRLGPAAPHSAGRTLSGSGGQSHLTHPLPPSSAGSLEPGRRLGYWGSCLETASRTWRFSLITPIQEKTTMLTSVKILLISNLFSLLLIGSHGKEILKKTTTQSVAAGLKTMENESVPLESDTNSNSDKENKETSNPKASNSSLWDPSNKHHGTTEVFNNSSTNDFSGNLRPTPMFPTDPPLIHSFVSKLPRNSSIADENPPPVSAPPNATSAMSSEKFTWPSASDTTKTPDHSSISVSILPAAPNTTTVTPMVTEPDEWLTTSNDSFIGFTPYRETTTLQPTLKFTNNSKIFSNTSDPQEENKNTGVVFGAILGAILGASLLSLVGYLLCGKRKTDSFSHRRLYDDRNEPVLRLDNAPEPYDASFGNSSYYSSTVNDSSVPAGQENARDGIPMDDIPQLRTSV